One Spiribacter halobius DNA segment encodes these proteins:
- a CDS encoding trimeric intracellular cation channel family protein, which translates to MSVIFLLDLFGTAVFAATGALAAGRKDLDLFGVLVLGMVTAIGGGTLRDLTLGLTPVFWISQPVYLWVAAAAGIVTVLLTRAGILPGRLLPLADALGLATFCVIGAERAAAAGAAPDIAVLMGVMTGVAGGMIRDVLTGEVPRVLRRELYATAALAGAATTVTLLAIDAGAPLAVWCGLLVALSLRLAAMRWNLSLPIFTHRT; encoded by the coding sequence ATGTCAGTAATCTTCCTGCTCGACCTCTTCGGCACCGCCGTGTTCGCCGCCACCGGGGCGCTGGCCGCCGGGCGCAAGGATCTCGATCTGTTCGGTGTGCTGGTTCTCGGCATGGTCACCGCCATCGGCGGCGGCACCCTGCGTGATCTCACCCTGGGGCTGACACCCGTATTCTGGATCTCACAACCGGTCTATCTGTGGGTCGCCGCCGCGGCCGGGATCGTGACGGTGCTCCTGACCCGGGCAGGAATCCTGCCCGGGCGGCTGCTGCCGCTGGCGGACGCGCTGGGGCTCGCGACCTTCTGCGTCATCGGCGCCGAGCGTGCGGCGGCGGCCGGTGCGGCCCCGGATATCGCCGTGCTGATGGGGGTGATGACCGGCGTCGCCGGCGGCATGATCCGCGACGTCCTCACCGGCGAGGTGCCCCGGGTGCTGCGCCGCGAGCTCTACGCCACAGCCGCGCTGGCCGGCGCGGCGACGACCGTGACCCTACTGGCCATCGATGCCGGGGCGCCGCTGGCGGTCTGGTGTGGTCTCCTGGTAGCCCTGTCGCTGCGCCTCGCCGCCATGCGCTGGAACCTCTCGCTGCCGATCTTTACCCATCGCACTTGA
- a CDS encoding VOC family protein, which yields MTAMAHPEPGGCCWIDLAAADAGSAAAFYSGLFGWEVSAGRLAGGDLLRLEHRGRPLGSIYQLDRRQLEAGAPSHWTPYIAVDCLEQAILQAEELGGRVLVRCFEAPGQVRVGLVMDPVGALIGLWEPAARARQEDHVP from the coding sequence ATGACGGCGATGGCACATCCTGAACCCGGGGGGTGCTGCTGGATCGATCTGGCCGCCGCTGATGCCGGATCAGCGGCGGCCTTCTACTCCGGACTGTTTGGCTGGGAAGTGTCGGCGGGGCGCCTGGCAGGCGGTGATCTCCTGCGGCTCGAACATCGCGGGCGGCCGTTGGGATCGATCTATCAGTTGGATCGCCGGCAGCTCGAGGCCGGCGCCCCTTCGCACTGGACGCCATACATTGCCGTGGATTGTCTGGAGCAGGCCATACTCCAGGCTGAGGAGCTGGGTGGGCGCGTGCTTGTTCGATGCTTTGAAGCACCCGGACAGGTCCGCGTCGGCCTGGTGATGGACCCCGTCGGTGCCCTGATCGGTCTCTGGGAACCCGCGGCCCGCGCCAGGCAGGAGGACCACGTCCCATGA
- a CDS encoding GlxA family transcriptional regulator, with translation MMDVTVVLLGGNYASTALAPVEVFHSAGQLWPALTGGAGEPAFRVTMASIDGGPVTTAYGLELTPRAALADVAHSDIVMVPASGLELDAQIARYRELFPWLRECQARGSFIAGVCTGTAYLAEAGLLDGRQATTHWALGDAYRARYPQVDWRPELFITEDRHVLCAGGVFAAVDLSLYLVEKFCGRELARQCARSLLVDMPRTSQSGYAVLPLSRPHGDERIREVERYLAENCARDLPVKHLAERACMSPRTFVRRFKAATGRMPGQYLQLQRIGLAREMLEASTLTVQQVSERVGYEDVAFFRRLFRRVTGMSPAEYRMRFAGRPAVSNPPAVAS, from the coding sequence ATGATGGACGTAACCGTCGTGCTGCTGGGCGGCAACTATGCCTCCACGGCCCTGGCGCCGGTGGAGGTGTTTCATTCGGCGGGGCAGCTGTGGCCCGCGCTGACGGGCGGCGCCGGCGAGCCGGCTTTTCGCGTCACCATGGCCTCCATCGATGGCGGGCCGGTGACCACCGCCTACGGTCTGGAGCTCACGCCCCGGGCAGCGCTGGCCGACGTCGCGCATTCCGACATCGTCATGGTCCCGGCTTCGGGACTGGAGCTGGATGCCCAGATCGCGCGCTACCGCGAGCTCTTTCCGTGGCTGCGCGAATGCCAGGCACGCGGCAGCTTCATTGCCGGCGTGTGCACAGGCACGGCCTATCTGGCCGAGGCCGGTTTGCTCGACGGCCGTCAGGCCACCACGCACTGGGCGCTGGGCGATGCCTATCGGGCCCGCTACCCGCAGGTGGACTGGCGGCCGGAGCTGTTCATTACCGAGGACCGGCATGTGCTCTGCGCGGGCGGGGTATTCGCCGCGGTCGATCTCAGCCTGTACCTGGTCGAGAAGTTCTGCGGGCGGGAGTTGGCACGCCAGTGCGCGCGCTCGCTGCTGGTCGACATGCCGCGTACCAGTCAGTCCGGCTATGCCGTGCTGCCGCTGTCGCGGCCGCATGGTGACGAGCGCATCCGCGAGGTCGAGCGCTACCTGGCGGAGAACTGCGCACGGGATCTGCCGGTCAAGCATCTGGCCGAGCGCGCGTGCATGAGTCCGCGCACCTTCGTCCGCCGCTTCAAGGCGGCGACGGGACGCATGCCCGGGCAGTACCTGCAGCTGCAGCGCATCGGCCTCGCGCGCGAGATGCTGGAAGCCTCAACGCTGACCGTCCAGCAGGTCAGCGAACGCGTCGGCTACGAGGACGTTGCCTTCTTCCGGCGGCTGTTCCGTCGCGTGACCGGCATGAGCCCGGCCGAATACCGAATGCGCTTTGCCGGGCGTCCGGCCGTGAGCAATCCGCCGGCAGTGGCGTCCTGA
- a CDS encoding S8 family serine peptidase: MRRHILRGPVPGAGLRAAAFLAVAILLPIAAGAVEPAERVRQAVQALCEAPAASLDAMAQGIPDARGLRDEPIVSRGIEIGRERHFALAGGSRIQARVLAPGNRLRRLSVEFWSPGDDGRLRPDTAAIAGPDCNIAAARQMVYGSDGKGPLAIRHLDAALDPSGIREPLNPPVPPGVDPGGVAVAMVDSGVNYLLPEIRERLARDGDGDGDGDGDGNIIGYDYWDRDARPFDANPARSPFFPQRHGTRTASILLREAPEARLVPYRYPRPDMSRMAELVADAAGHGIRIVSIAMGSGDRADWQAFAAAARAHPEMLFVISAGNDGRNIDQAPVYPAALPLDNTIVVTSSLPDGALARGSNWGPEAVDLLVPAEQLRALDFDGREVPVSGSSYAAPRVAALAARLLAAGPERTTAALRSAILERVLPPFAGDAGRVRAGFMPRPEIAETLPPLADPDSGPPAIATRHTLGEGVLYPAADDAGDARYTFEPSFAYFRGSGWQREDLVAPARQLAAILAQCGVHMPRIRVHELTGPPVYRYFHEAIARELIGQVTLPRPTVHFVTDTLQVDGWDAVAYGRSNTRSQPALRDTVWFTRATRDPGIALAHELAHILMDSGAHTDMPGNLMRPETAPGNTALTDGQCRALTEHGAAHGLLRARATGAAPAAAYR, from the coding sequence ATGCGCAGACACATCCTCCGCGGGCCGGTTCCGGGGGCGGGGCTGCGGGCAGCCGCATTCCTCGCCGTCGCCATCCTGTTGCCGATCGCGGCAGGCGCGGTGGAGCCAGCCGAGCGCGTACGGCAGGCGGTTCAAGCCCTCTGCGAGGCGCCGGCGGCGAGTCTCGACGCCATGGCGCAAGGCATCCCCGACGCACGCGGCCTTCGTGACGAGCCGATTGTCTCGCGGGGTATCGAGATCGGCCGGGAGCGGCACTTCGCGCTCGCCGGCGGTTCCCGAATTCAGGCTCGTGTGCTCGCGCCCGGTAACCGCCTGCGCCGGCTCAGCGTCGAGTTCTGGTCCCCTGGCGATGACGGCCGCCTGCGCCCGGACACGGCGGCGATCGCCGGCCCGGACTGCAACATCGCCGCCGCGCGGCAGATGGTTTACGGGAGCGATGGCAAAGGCCCTCTCGCTATCCGTCACCTCGACGCCGCGCTCGATCCCAGCGGCATCCGCGAGCCGCTGAATCCGCCGGTACCGCCCGGTGTCGACCCCGGCGGCGTCGCCGTCGCGATGGTCGACTCCGGGGTCAACTATCTGCTGCCGGAGATTCGCGAGCGCCTCGCGCGCGACGGCGACGGCGACGGCGACGGCGACGGCGACGGCAACATCATCGGCTACGACTACTGGGATCGCGACGCCCGTCCCTTCGACGCCAACCCGGCCCGCTCGCCGTTTTTCCCCCAGCGCCACGGCACCCGCACCGCCTCGATACTGCTGCGGGAAGCGCCCGAAGCGCGGCTCGTGCCCTACCGCTACCCACGCCCCGACATGAGCCGCATGGCGGAGCTCGTCGCCGACGCCGCCGGGCACGGTATCCGCATCGTCAGTATCGCCATGGGCAGCGGCGACCGGGCCGACTGGCAGGCCTTCGCGGCGGCGGCCCGCGCGCATCCCGAAATGCTGTTCGTCATCTCCGCCGGCAACGACGGCCGCAACATAGACCAGGCGCCCGTCTACCCGGCCGCTCTGCCGCTGGACAACACCATCGTGGTGACCTCGTCACTGCCGGATGGCGCCCTCGCGCGGGGATCCAACTGGGGGCCGGAGGCGGTGGACCTGCTGGTTCCTGCCGAGCAGCTGCGGGCGCTGGATTTCGACGGCCGCGAGGTGCCGGTCTCGGGCTCGAGCTACGCCGCGCCGCGGGTCGCCGCCCTCGCCGCCCGGCTGCTCGCCGCGGGGCCGGAGCGCACGACCGCGGCACTGCGCAGCGCCATCCTCGAACGCGTTCTGCCACCCTTCGCCGGCGACGCGGGCCGGGTGCGCGCCGGGTTCATGCCCCGCCCCGAAATCGCCGAAACCCTGCCGCCGCTCGCCGACCCGGACAGCGGGCCACCCGCTATCGCCACCCGCCACACGCTGGGCGAAGGGGTGCTCTACCCGGCGGCCGACGATGCAGGCGACGCCCGCTACACCTTCGAGCCGTCGTTCGCCTACTTCCGCGGCAGCGGCTGGCAGCGCGAGGATCTCGTCGCGCCTGCCCGGCAGCTGGCCGCGATCCTCGCCCAGTGCGGCGTGCACATGCCGCGCATCCGGGTGCACGAGCTCACCGGCCCGCCGGTCTATCGCTACTTCCACGAAGCCATCGCCCGGGAGCTCATCGGCCAGGTGACGCTGCCAAGGCCCACGGTCCACTTCGTCACCGACACCCTCCAGGTGGACGGCTGGGACGCCGTCGCCTACGGCCGCAGCAACACCCGCAGCCAGCCGGCTCTGCGGGACACGGTCTGGTTCACCCGCGCCACCCGCGACCCCGGTATCGCCCTCGCCCACGAGCTCGCCCACATCCTCATGGACAGTGGTGCGCACACCGACATGCCCGGCAACCTGATGCGCCCCGAGACGGCGCCCGGCAACACGGCGCTCACGGACGGGCAGTGCCGGGCCCTCACCGAGCATGGCGCGGCCCACGGGCTGCTCAGGGCCAGGGCCACCGGTGCCGCGCCCGCAGCCGCGTATCGATGA
- a CDS encoding winged helix-turn-helix domain-containing protein, translating to MSSREVRTMEVNAPAPTSRAAVVGGRDDELAALARLLEEDGPRIAHVYGIAGIGKSTLLRLFRDGPGANAALVVLMDCRGVEPTPSGFLAALARTAGAEADSRDALLRRLGAAPGPVIVALDTFEVFRLMDTWLRTSLVPCLPGNLRLIIAGRHAPAPAWFAGGLAEQTVTLPLAGLAADAAAALLRRSGLAPRRCAAMAARLHGHPLALQLAASALGAHRDFELAEAPLHRVMDSLTGIHLAEVDDPALRRVIDATAVVRRVSVPLLASMFPDMDADAAYDALKNLPFAEVAGDGLRLHEAVRDAVAQTLRVRDPARHLDYRRRAWRALAREARAAPGTDLWRYTADMLYLVENPVCREAFFPSGASGLNVEHLGAEDVGAVARIARAHEGPEATACLERWLATQPGAFMLARDARQTCVGFCCRFDPDTVPAEHLAADPVTAAWQADLRARPLPAGQRALFIRRWLGLDDGEGPGAVQAATWLDLKRTYMEMRPCLGRVYLTVTDLAPYAAVAEELGFRVLPDSAVTLDGRTYHSAALDFGPKSVDGWLAHLAATELGLTAADDLLDREARELRVDGRRVSLTPLEFALLAYLQANPGRAVSREELLREVWGSGYTGWSNKVDAVVAALRRKLGGHAGCLQTVTGVGYRYRAE from the coding sequence GTGAGCAGTCGCGAGGTGCGCACCATGGAGGTCAACGCTCCGGCGCCCACCTCCCGGGCGGCCGTCGTGGGCGGGCGGGACGACGAGCTGGCAGCGCTGGCACGCCTGCTGGAGGAAGACGGTCCGCGCATCGCCCACGTTTACGGCATCGCGGGCATCGGCAAGTCCACCCTGCTGCGCCTGTTCCGGGACGGCCCGGGCGCGAACGCCGCGCTGGTCGTGCTGATGGACTGCCGGGGCGTGGAGCCCACGCCGTCGGGGTTCCTCGCCGCGCTGGCCCGGACCGCCGGGGCGGAGGCGGATTCCCGGGACGCCCTGCTGCGCCGGCTGGGGGCGGCTCCGGGGCCGGTGATCGTGGCGCTGGATACCTTCGAGGTCTTCCGGCTCATGGACACCTGGCTGCGGACCTCCCTGGTGCCCTGTCTGCCCGGCAACCTGCGGCTCATCATTGCCGGGCGCCATGCGCCCGCACCGGCCTGGTTTGCCGGCGGGCTGGCGGAGCAGACCGTCACGCTGCCGCTGGCCGGCCTCGCGGCCGACGCGGCTGCGGCGCTGCTGCGCCGGTCGGGCCTCGCGCCGCGGCGCTGCGCGGCGATGGCGGCGAGGCTGCATGGCCATCCGCTGGCGCTGCAGCTGGCGGCGTCGGCGCTCGGCGCGCACCGTGACTTCGAGCTCGCCGAGGCACCGCTGCACCGGGTCATGGACAGCCTCACGGGCATCCACCTCGCGGAGGTCGACGACCCGGCCCTGCGCCGGGTGATCGACGCGACCGCGGTGGTCCGGCGGGTGTCGGTGCCGCTGCTAGCGAGCATGTTCCCCGACATGGATGCCGACGCCGCCTACGACGCCCTCAAGAACCTGCCGTTTGCCGAGGTCGCGGGCGACGGCCTGCGCCTGCATGAGGCCGTCCGCGATGCGGTGGCGCAGACCCTGCGGGTGCGGGACCCGGCCCGCCATCTGGACTACCGCCGCCGGGCCTGGCGGGCCCTGGCGCGGGAGGCGAGGGCGGCGCCGGGAACGGATCTCTGGCGCTATACCGCGGACATGCTCTATCTGGTGGAGAACCCGGTGTGCCGGGAGGCGTTCTTCCCCTCCGGCGCCAGCGGGCTCAACGTGGAGCACCTGGGGGCCGAGGATGTCGGCGCGGTGGCCCGGATCGCCCGTGCCCACGAGGGGCCGGAGGCGACGGCCTGCCTGGAGCGGTGGCTCGCCACCCAGCCGGGGGCCTTCATGCTGGCCCGGGACGCGCGGCAGACGTGCGTGGGTTTCTGCTGCCGCTTCGACCCCGACACCGTGCCCGCAGAGCACCTCGCGGCGGACCCGGTCACGGCGGCCTGGCAGGCGGATCTCCGGGCGAGACCCCTGCCGGCGGGCCAGCGCGCCCTGTTCATACGGCGCTGGCTCGGCCTGGATGACGGCGAGGGCCCCGGGGCGGTGCAGGCGGCCACCTGGCTCGACCTCAAGCGCACCTACATGGAGATGCGGCCCTGCCTCGGCCGCGTCTATCTCACGGTGACGGATCTGGCGCCCTACGCCGCGGTCGCCGAGGAGCTCGGGTTTCGGGTCCTCCCCGACAGTGCCGTGACGCTTGACGGCCGCACCTACCACAGCGCCGCCCTGGACTTCGGGCCGAAGTCCGTGGACGGCTGGCTGGCGCATCTGGCCGCCACGGAGCTCGGCCTGACCGCGGCCGACGACCTCCTCGACCGGGAGGCCCGAGAGCTGCGGGTGGACGGCCGCCGCGTGTCCCTGACGCCTCTCGAGTTCGCCCTGCTGGCCTACCTCCAGGCCAATCCGGGCCGGGCCGTCTCCCGCGAGGAGCTGCTGCGGGAGGTCTGGGGCAGCGGGTACACGGGCTGGAGCAACAAGGTCGATGCGGTGGTCGCCGCCCTGCGCCGCAAGCTTGGCGGCCACGCCGGGTGTCTGCAGACGGTGACCGGCGTCGGCTACCGCTATCGCGCGGAGTGA
- a CDS encoding DUF1326 domain-containing protein, whose translation MTTGWQLDGTYFEACTCTGACPCLFGGDPTEKTCDALVAWHIDHGHYQDVRLDGLSLAMALHAPGNMTAGDWKVVVYVDDTADARQKDALVQIFGGQAGGHPAALAAFVGEVMAVESVPLAFTEEGRRLGVRIGDRGDARIEAIEGQGGGEARISGHPVAVSPGNDLVVASSQRVSYHGHGIELDVSHRVAYYARFQYAAA comes from the coding sequence ATGACGACTGGCTGGCAACTCGACGGCACCTATTTCGAGGCCTGCACCTGCACCGGCGCCTGCCCCTGCCTCTTCGGGGGCGACCCGACGGAGAAGACCTGCGACGCACTGGTCGCCTGGCACATTGACCACGGCCACTACCAGGACGTGCGACTCGACGGGCTGAGCCTCGCCATGGCGCTGCATGCCCCCGGCAACATGACCGCGGGCGACTGGAAGGTGGTGGTCTATGTCGACGACACCGCCGACGCCCGGCAGAAGGACGCGCTGGTGCAGATCTTCGGCGGACAGGCCGGCGGCCATCCCGCGGCCCTTGCGGCCTTCGTCGGCGAGGTGATGGCGGTGGAGTCCGTGCCGCTGGCCTTCACGGAGGAGGGACGCCGGCTGGGCGTGCGCATCGGCGACCGCGGCGATGCCCGGATCGAGGCCATCGAGGGCCAGGGCGGCGGCGAGGCCCGGATCTCCGGCCACCCGGTGGCGGTCTCCCCGGGCAACGACCTGGTGGTCGCCAGCTCGCAGCGCGTCTCCTACCATGGCCACGGCATCGAGCTGGACGTGAGCCACCGGGTGGCCTACTACGCGCGGTTCCAGTACGCAGCCGCCTAA
- a CDS encoding thiopurine S-methyltransferase yields MEPEFWQQRWRDNRIAFHEGRVNRHLEAFWPGLGGTEGELVFVPLCGKAFDLAWLGSRGHRVIGVELSERACRAFFAERGIEPTVTEQGQFVRFSHDRIELLCGDFFDLGPEYVQGARLLYDRAALIALPAELRPRYCEHLTRLMGAGTRGLLITLNYPPQDFHGPPFAVDESEVRGHLHRHFDLQRLYMGPLGPDDPLLARGLVGGSESVYRLDALER; encoded by the coding sequence ATGGAACCGGAATTCTGGCAGCAGCGCTGGAGAGACAACCGAATCGCTTTCCATGAGGGTCGGGTCAATCGCCACCTCGAGGCGTTCTGGCCGGGCCTGGGTGGCACGGAAGGCGAGTTGGTCTTCGTCCCGCTTTGCGGCAAGGCCTTCGACCTTGCCTGGCTGGGCAGCCGTGGCCACCGCGTGATCGGCGTCGAGCTGAGTGAGCGGGCGTGCCGGGCATTCTTCGCCGAGCGCGGGATCGAGCCGACCGTGACGGAACAAGGCCAATTCGTCCGCTTCTCGCATGACCGTATCGAGCTGCTGTGTGGCGATTTCTTCGATCTCGGGCCGGAGTATGTGCAGGGCGCCAGGCTGCTCTATGACCGCGCGGCGCTGATCGCCCTGCCGGCGGAGCTTCGCCCGCGTTACTGTGAACACCTGACCCGGCTGATGGGGGCAGGCACGAGGGGCCTGCTGATCACGCTGAACTACCCGCCCCAGGACTTCCATGGCCCACCCTTCGCGGTCGACGAGTCCGAGGTGCGTGGGCACCTGCACCGGCATTTCGACCTGCAGCGCCTCTACATGGGCCCACTGGGCCCCGATGACCCCTTGCTGGCTCGTGGGCTGGTGGGCGGTAGCGAGTCCGTGTACCGGCTCGACGCACTGGAACGCTGA
- a CDS encoding YncE family protein, protein MHSYVRNILATSALALATGAAAAGQTALVLYETKGADQTRRQDGIAFIELDPAAPDYGQILAQIPLPPAFHSHHIFYNPARDRAYVTSLATPELRVFDVSTFPYRYHSVEVTGCEVGEDVSFSQAQGKWYLTCMGSSVVIVGDADTDEVLETLVMPAPWPHGIATHDGIDRQLVTSTVNPSDPSEWGEEIIVLQPSTGAVLSTHKVSKKPSPSGAGPVEAFFVPGVEPPLVYITNMEGSLWLAEWQSATTSFAFREAFRFDELGQGMTLEVYFSADGDRAYITSANPGHLNAFDITEPRAPKHLWAVETAGGAHHLVFSEDGSRAYVQNSLLNIDGMNDGSISVVDLQTGKKIDSIDTFKNAGLTINTIVLTPEAEDFHSH, encoded by the coding sequence ATGCACAGCTACGTACGCAACATTTTGGCGACCAGCGCCCTTGCCCTCGCCACCGGGGCCGCCGCGGCGGGACAGACCGCGCTGGTACTCTACGAGACGAAAGGTGCCGACCAGACCCGACGGCAGGACGGTATCGCATTCATCGAACTCGATCCGGCTGCGCCTGACTACGGACAGATCCTCGCGCAGATCCCTCTGCCCCCGGCGTTCCACTCGCACCACATCTTCTACAACCCGGCGCGGGACAGGGCATACGTCACCTCCCTCGCCACCCCGGAGTTGCGCGTCTTCGATGTCAGCACCTTCCCCTACCGCTACCACTCCGTCGAGGTGACGGGCTGCGAGGTCGGCGAGGATGTGTCGTTCTCGCAGGCGCAGGGCAAGTGGTATCTCACCTGCATGGGCTCTTCCGTCGTCATCGTCGGCGATGCCGACACCGACGAGGTGCTGGAAACCCTGGTGATGCCGGCACCCTGGCCACACGGGATTGCCACCCACGACGGCATCGACCGCCAGCTCGTGACCAGCACCGTCAACCCCTCGGACCCGAGCGAGTGGGGCGAGGAGATCATCGTGCTGCAGCCCAGCACCGGCGCCGTCCTGTCCACGCACAAGGTCTCGAAAAAGCCGTCACCCTCCGGAGCGGGGCCGGTCGAGGCGTTCTTCGTGCCCGGTGTCGAGCCGCCGCTGGTCTACATCACCAACATGGAGGGCAGCCTCTGGCTCGCTGAGTGGCAGTCGGCTACCACAAGTTTCGCCTTCCGGGAGGCGTTCCGATTCGACGAGCTGGGCCAGGGCATGACCCTCGAGGTCTACTTCAGTGCCGACGGCGACAGGGCTTACATTACCTCGGCCAACCCGGGGCATCTTAACGCTTTCGACATCACTGAGCCGCGGGCGCCGAAGCATCTCTGGGCCGTCGAAACGGCCGGTGGGGCACACCACCTGGTGTTCTCCGAAGACGGCAGCCGAGCCTACGTGCAGAACAGCCTTCTGAACATCGACGGGATGAACGACGGCTCCATTTCGGTGGTGGATCTGCAGACTGGCAAAAAAATCGACAGCATCGACACGTTCAAGAATGCCGGGCTCACGATCAATACGATCGTGCTCACCCCCGAGGCCGAGGACTTTCACAGCCACTGA
- a CDS encoding DUF4242 domain-containing protein, translating into MKRYIIERNIPEVEKLEGEALRNAAATSNEALARLGGKVQWVESFVADDKTFCVYLAEDEDAVLEHARISGFPANRITQVHRTIDPMTAVA; encoded by the coding sequence ATGAAGCGCTACATCATCGAACGCAACATTCCCGAGGTCGAGAAGCTCGAGGGTGAGGCGCTGCGGAACGCAGCCGCCACGTCCAACGAGGCGCTGGCGAGGCTGGGCGGAAAGGTGCAGTGGGTTGAAAGCTTCGTGGCCGACGACAAGACCTTCTGCGTCTATCTGGCGGAAGACGAGGATGCGGTGCTCGAGCACGCCCGCATCAGCGGTTTTCCCGCCAACCGCATCACCCAGGTGCACCGCACCATCGATCCGATGACGGCGGTTGCGTGA
- a CDS encoding DUF2182 domain-containing protein gives MLAATSPGGSRREPALLFGAVLLVTALAWLYLIRMAAMPSAMAGGGVPLGPTFLMWSVMMAAMMLPGLVPGMAALLALERRRRGTAGAIPYHYAGGYLLAWIGFSAVATLGQRALHDIALLSPMMRLEAPMVAGGLLVAAGLFQWTPYKTQCLRRCRSPMGLIIGGGPNGSVAALGLGLRQGLYCIGCCWALMLLMFVFGVMSVAWMAVLTAVIVAEKTLPARHCAWLTRFTGSALVAAGGWVMMPAG, from the coding sequence ATGCTGGCAGCAACATCCCCGGGCGGCTCGCGGCGCGAGCCCGCCCTGCTCTTCGGCGCCGTCCTGCTGGTGACGGCGCTCGCCTGGCTGTACCTGATCCGCATGGCCGCGATGCCGTCCGCCATGGCCGGGGGCGGCGTGCCGCTGGGCCCCACCTTCCTGATGTGGTCGGTGATGATGGCCGCCATGATGCTGCCCGGCCTGGTCCCGGGGATGGCGGCGCTGCTCGCGCTGGAACGCCGCCGGCGCGGCACCGCCGGCGCGATCCCGTACCACTACGCCGGCGGGTACCTGCTGGCGTGGATCGGCTTCTCCGCCGTTGCCACCCTGGGGCAGCGCGCGCTCCACGACATTGCCCTGCTCTCGCCCATGATGCGCCTGGAGGCCCCCATGGTGGCGGGCGGCTTGCTTGTCGCCGCGGGGCTATTCCAGTGGACGCCCTACAAGACCCAGTGCCTGCGCCGCTGCCGCAGCCCCATGGGCCTGATCATCGGCGGCGGCCCCAACGGCTCCGTTGCCGCCCTGGGGCTCGGGCTGCGCCAGGGGCTCTACTGCATCGGCTGCTGCTGGGCGCTGATGCTGCTGATGTTCGTCTTCGGGGTGATGAGCGTGGCCTGGATGGCCGTGCTGACGGCGGTGATCGTCGCCGAGAAGACGCTTCCGGCGAGGCACTGCGCCTGGCTGACCCGGTTCACCGGCAGCGCGCTGGTCGCCGCGGGCGGGTGGGTCATGATGCCTGCGGGATAG
- a CDS encoding AraC family transcriptional regulator — protein sequence MQGDILTDVLRAVHISGAVFFDVHAASPWASAAPHSREIRALVMPEAQHLIEYHVMVSGSCWATLTDGSQPPLQLLPGSILIFPRGDAHAMSSQPNSRAIPDLSNFAPGTPENPRPFYLNPGGDGPKSARIICGFLGCDAGPFNPLLQALPRLLHVADGVNAEGGLLGTLIEATVRESETKRIGGGGVLSKLAELIFIEAIRRYTETQPGEARSWLVGLREPIVGRALRALHADPRRAWTLGDLAREACASRSTLAQRFAEHLGMPPMAYLAAWRMQIAAGLLTSSALTIAQVAEGVGYESEASFGRAFKRGTGMAPTEWRTSMSGAGGGPACHSGDRLAG from the coding sequence ATGCAAGGCGACATCCTCACTGACGTCCTGCGCGCAGTGCACATTTCGGGGGCGGTCTTCTTCGATGTCCATGCCGCGAGTCCCTGGGCCTCTGCGGCGCCGCACAGCCGCGAGATCCGCGCGCTGGTCATGCCCGAGGCCCAACACCTGATCGAGTACCACGTGATGGTCAGCGGCTCCTGCTGGGCCACGCTTACCGACGGCAGCCAGCCTCCGCTCCAACTCCTCCCCGGCAGCATCCTGATCTTCCCGCGCGGCGATGCCCACGCGATGTCGAGCCAACCCAACTCGCGCGCCATCCCGGATCTCTCGAACTTCGCCCCTGGCACGCCGGAGAACCCGCGGCCGTTCTACCTCAACCCCGGTGGCGACGGGCCGAAGAGCGCGCGGATCATCTGCGGCTTCCTCGGCTGCGATGCCGGGCCGTTCAACCCGCTGCTGCAGGCACTGCCGCGGTTGCTGCACGTCGCCGATGGTGTCAACGCCGAGGGCGGGCTTCTTGGCACGCTGATCGAGGCGACGGTGCGTGAGAGCGAGACGAAGAGGATCGGCGGCGGCGGCGTGCTATCGAAGCTCGCCGAGCTGATATTCATCGAGGCAATCCGCCGGTATACGGAAACCCAGCCCGGCGAGGCGCGCAGCTGGCTGGTCGGCCTGCGCGAGCCGATCGTGGGCCGTGCGCTGCGCGCACTTCACGCCGATCCGCGACGCGCCTGGACGCTGGGAGACCTCGCCCGCGAAGCCTGTGCCTCGCGCAGCACCCTTGCCCAGCGCTTCGCCGAGCACCTCGGCATGCCACCGATGGCCTATCTCGCCGCCTGGAGGATGCAGATCGCGGCGGGCTTGCTGACGTCGAGCGCGCTGACGATCGCTCAGGTCGCCGAAGGCGTTGGCTATGAGTCGGAGGCGTCCTTCGGCCGCGCCTTCAAACGCGGCACCGGTATGGCGCCTACCGAGTGGCGTACGTCAATGAGCGGCGCTGGCGGCGGGCCGGCCTGTCATTCCGGCGATCGCCTTGCGGGGTAA